Within Bacillus solimangrovi, the genomic segment GCCAAATGGAAAAGATAATATGAAAGTTTTCCTACTTCTATTAGATCTTCTTCCACCTCAACAGTTTTTATGTGTGAAGAATTTAGATGATCTAAAAGAACTAATGTTTAATGGAGAAATAATTGATTTGGAGTGTAACGAGTGTTTAGATAAAAACAATTAGTTCTGTACTTATAAAATAAAAAAGGTCATTGCATGATACGTGTATGCAATGACCTTTTTATTTGTACTACTAATCTATTAAACCGCACATTAATTTTCTCATTTAAAATATAATATTCTCAATTAATCCTTGTTAATTACACTTCTTGAGGAGCAGATAGACCTAGTCCTTCAGCAATACGAGTTCCATATTCAGGATCAGCTTTATAGAAATGTTGAACCTGTTTAATTTTAATCTCTTCCTTAGTGACTGGCTTCATTGCTTCAACAATATTTTGAACAAGGCGTGTCCGTTCATCTTCACTTAGTAGGCGGTATAGGTCACCTGCTTGTGTATAGTGATCATGATGATCATATGCAACGCTGTCTGCTTCACCTGAAACAGAATAAGGTGTTTGTTTGTTCTCATGAGACTCAGCAGGGCCTCCGAAACTATTAGGCTCGTAATATACTGAATCTCCACCATTATTATCAAATCTCATTTGTCCATCACGTTGATAGTTATGATAACCAGACTTAGGGCGATTAATTGGAAGATGGTTATGATTTGTACCTACACGATAACGATGTGCATCTGCATATGCAAACAATCGACCTTGAAGCATCTTATCAGGTGACGCCTCAATTCCTGGTACGAATGCTCCTGGTGAAAAAGTTGCTTGCTCAACTTCTGCAAAGTAATTCTCAGGATTTCTATCTAATACCATTCGACCAACTTCAATTAACGGATAATCCTTATGTGACCATACTTTCGTTACATCGAATGGATCAAATCGATATGTGTTCGCATCTTCTTCCGGCATAATTTGAACATATACTTTCCACTCAGGGTGATCTCCACTTTCAATTGCATTAAATAATTCTTCTGTATGGTAATCAGGGTTTTCACCAGCAAGCTTAGCTGCTACGTCTGATGTTAAATTTTTAATCCCTTGTTCTGTTTTAAAGTGATATTTAACCCATACTGCTTCACCTTGTTCATTAACCCATTTAAACGTATGACTACCATAGCCGTTCATATGACGGTATGTAGCTGGAATGCCTCTATCTGACATGAGAATCGTAACTTGGTGTAACGATTCAGGTGACAATGACCAGAAATCCCAAATGGCATTAGGATTTTTCAAATGTGTTTTCGGATCTCGTTTTTGCGTATGAATGAAATCAGGGAACTTAATCGCATCACGGATGAAGAACACTGGTGTATTATTTCCTACTAAATCATAGTTGCCTTCTTCTGTATAAAATTTCACTGCAAAACCACGTGGGTCTCTAACTGTATCGGCTGAACCATTCTCTCCAGCTACCGTTGAAAAACGAACGAATAAAGGAGTTCGCTTCCCTACTTCTGACAAAAAGTTCGCCTTCGTATATTTTGCTACATCATTTGTTACTTCAAAGTATCCATGTGCACCCGCTCCCTTTGCATGAACAACACGCTCAGGTACACGCTCACGATTGAAGTGTGCAAGCTTTTCGAGAAGATGAACATCTTGAATTAAAGTAGGTCCTCTAGAACCAGCAGTCATAGAATTTTGATTATCTCCTACAGGAGCACCCCAACTAGTCGTTAAATTATTTTTCTTATTACTCATTTGATCATCACCTCAAAGTTTCATTAATGATTTTATAATAACATCATTAAATTAAAAATCAATACTTTATTATAATTATTATAAATTAATATTAACTTTATCTAATATGAGGTATTATAACTACTATCTTCCCAACATAAATAAAAGCAAAACCTATTTATCCTCTTAATTCATGTTCCTGTATATAACTAGGCAATTTATTCAGATGTGAACATGTCTTCATCCTAAGTTAAACAACTGTTCAGTATAGGTATTCACGAATATCTTATTAGGATCCAACTCTTCACGAATTTCTAAAAACTTAGGTAGCATCGGATAACGTTCAAGTAACTGTTCATGCTTCATCCCATGTAACTTACCCCAATGTGGTCTTCCTCCATATGACTGTAAAATTTGTTCCGCTTGCTCGAAATATTCTTCATATGGCATACCTTTGTACATATGAACAGCTATAAAAGCAGAATCACGATGATATGATGGACTTAACCATAGGTCATCCCCTTTTACGAAACGACACTCGATTGGAAAATGAACTGAGAATTTTTGTCTATCAATCTCTTGTAAGATGGCTTCTAATGCAGATTGGAAGGAGTGGATTGGGATGCTATATTCCATTTCACTGAACATAACGGATCGCTCTGTTGCAAATAACTTATAGCTTGGTCCAATCATTGTGCTTGAAGGAACACTGTTAGCTGAAAACCTGCTTATTGAGGGACTTAATGTTGGTAGTTTACGAGAAAGTTCACTTAATGCTGAAAATGCTCTATTTTCAAGCGTATTTACTTTCCACTTCTTAAACGCTAACGAACGGCTATCTCTTTCAGTTTCATTCAACGTTTTCACTTGCATTTTCGTTGAATAAGGAAACGCAAAACATTCAAAATGCTCATTATTTGTTAGATAACTCCCTAAATTAGTTAATAACTCATTCATTTCAATCCGCTTACTTTCATAAAGAAAATTGCGTTGTGGCACGACCCTAAGCTTCATTGATACAACAATACCTAGCAAGCCTAATGAGACTGCAAACGCAGAATAATATTCCTCGTCTAGATCTTTACTAATCTGCTTCACTTCTCCATTAGCTAGCACTACAGTCATTTCTTCTATTTGTGTCGCTAATACACCATGCTGCAAACCTGTACCATGGGTTCCAGTTAGCAAAGCTCCAGCAACTGACTGTACATCAATATCTCCTAAATTTTCTTGAGAATATCCTAACTCATGTAATTCATTTCCTAATCTTGATAGTTTCGTTCCTGCCCATACTTCAGCTATTTGCTTTTCCTCATCTACTGAGATGACACCTTGCATATTATCTAATGAAACGAGGACATCATTCGTTGCAATTAATGGTGTAAACGAATGACCAGACCCGATCATTCTAATTCTTTTTTTAGCAACATTTGCATCCTTAACAATAGCCACAACTTCATCGATAGATTTCGGTTTACATATTTGTTGAGGACTAAATTGTACATTTTCAGACCAATTTTTCACCGACTTTGTTTCTAATGAAAGCACATCCCTTCCCCCCGATACGTTAAAAATTTATCTACTATTTCTCCTTTTTTAAGTATATGAAACTCATTAAATCTCTCAGCTATTTCACCTGCTTTACTATGACGAAATACAGCTACATCACCAATTTGAAGCTGTCCCTCTCCTTT encodes:
- the katA gene encoding catalase KatA — translated: MSNKKNNLTTSWGAPVGDNQNSMTAGSRGPTLIQDVHLLEKLAHFNRERVPERVVHAKGAGAHGYFEVTNDVAKYTKANFLSEVGKRTPLFVRFSTVAGENGSADTVRDPRGFAVKFYTEEGNYDLVGNNTPVFFIRDAIKFPDFIHTQKRDPKTHLKNPNAIWDFWSLSPESLHQVTILMSDRGIPATYRHMNGYGSHTFKWVNEQGEAVWVKYHFKTEQGIKNLTSDVAAKLAGENPDYHTEELFNAIESGDHPEWKVYVQIMPEEDANTYRFDPFDVTKVWSHKDYPLIEVGRMVLDRNPENYFAEVEQATFSPGAFVPGIEASPDKMLQGRLFAYADAHRYRVGTNHNHLPINRPKSGYHNYQRDGQMRFDNNGGDSVYYEPNSFGGPAESHENKQTPYSVSGEADSVAYDHHDHYTQAGDLYRLLSEDERTRLVQNIVEAMKPVTKEEIKIKQVQHFYKADPEYGTRIAEGLGLSAPQEV
- a CDS encoding D-arabinono-1,4-lactone oxidase, coding for MLSLETKSVKNWSENVQFSPQQICKPKSIDEVVAIVKDANVAKKRIRMIGSGHSFTPLIATNDVLVSLDNMQGVISVDEEKQIAEVWAGTKLSRLGNELHELGYSQENLGDIDVQSVAGALLTGTHGTGLQHGVLATQIEEMTVVLANGEVKQISKDLDEEYYSAFAVSLGLLGIVVSMKLRVVPQRNFLYESKRIEMNELLTNLGSYLTNNEHFECFAFPYSTKMQVKTLNETERDSRSLAFKKWKVNTLENRAFSALSELSRKLPTLSPSISRFSANSVPSSTMIGPSYKLFATERSVMFSEMEYSIPIHSFQSALEAILQEIDRQKFSVHFPIECRFVKGDDLWLSPSYHRDSAFIAVHMYKGMPYEEYFEQAEQILQSYGGRPHWGKLHGMKHEQLLERYPMLPKFLEIREELDPNKIFVNTYTEQLFNLG